One stretch of Chryseobacterium fluminis DNA includes these proteins:
- a CDS encoding catalase, with the protein MEEKKKLSSVSGRPISENQNVKTAGRRGPMLLEDHWFLEKLSHFAREVIPERRMHAKGSGAFGKFTVTHDITKYTRAKLFSEIGKETEVFVRFSTVAGERGAADAERDIRGFAVRFYTEEGNWDLVGNNTPVFFIRDPYRFTDLNKAVKRDPQTNLRSANHNWDFWTLLPEALHQVTITMSDRGIPKSYRHMDGFGSHTFSLIDHQNKRLWVKFHFKTEQGIQNLTNEEAGAIIAKDRESHQRDLFDAIQRGEFPKWKMKIQIMTEEQANACPFNPFDLTKVWPHGDYPLIDVGVLELNRNSQNYFADVEQAAFNPASVVPGISYSPDRMLQGRLFSYGDAHRYRVGVNHHQIPVNSPKCPFHNFHRDGAMRVDGNEGSTIHYFPNSYGQWEESKEFTEPPLELTGDAYHYDFREDDNDYYTQPGNLFRLMTPEQKEVLFSNTANEVGGAERFIQERHIQNCYRADADYGRGVAKALGIDISGLNL; encoded by the coding sequence ATGGAAGAAAAGAAAAAACTGTCGTCTGTTTCAGGCAGACCGATATCCGAAAATCAAAATGTTAAGACCGCAGGAAGGCGCGGTCCTATGCTCCTGGAAGATCATTGGTTCCTTGAAAAATTGTCCCATTTTGCCAGAGAGGTCATTCCGGAGAGAAGGATGCATGCCAAGGGGTCGGGAGCCTTCGGGAAATTTACGGTAACTCATGATATTACAAAATATACCCGTGCAAAATTATTTTCTGAAATAGGAAAAGAAACGGAAGTATTTGTCCGTTTTTCTACAGTAGCAGGAGAAAGGGGAGCTGCAGATGCAGAAAGAGACATCCGCGGGTTTGCAGTAAGGTTTTATACAGAAGAAGGAAATTGGGACCTGGTGGGAAACAATACCCCTGTTTTCTTCATCAGAGACCCTTATCGTTTTACAGATCTGAATAAAGCCGTGAAACGCGATCCGCAAACCAACCTCAGAAGTGCCAATCATAACTGGGATTTCTGGACTCTGTTGCCCGAAGCCCTGCATCAGGTGACAATCACCATGAGTGACAGAGGAATACCGAAATCCTATCGCCATATGGATGGTTTCGGGAGCCACACGTTCAGTCTTATCGATCACCAGAACAAAAGGTTGTGGGTAAAGTTTCATTTTAAAACCGAACAGGGCATTCAAAACCTGACCAATGAAGAGGCGGGAGCCATTATAGCAAAAGACAGGGAGAGCCATCAGCGTGACCTCTTTGATGCGATCCAGAGAGGGGAGTTCCCAAAATGGAAAATGAAGATTCAGATCATGACCGAAGAACAGGCAAATGCCTGCCCTTTTAATCCGTTTGACCTTACAAAAGTATGGCCTCATGGAGATTATCCGCTGATCGATGTAGGAGTTTTGGAACTCAACAGAAATTCCCAGAATTACTTTGCCGATGTAGAACAGGCTGCATTTAACCCTGCCAGTGTGGTGCCGGGAATCAGCTATTCTCCCGACAGAATGCTCCAGGGAAGATTATTTTCATACGGTGATGCCCACCGTTATCGGGTGGGTGTCAATCATCATCAGATCCCTGTCAACAGTCCGAAGTGTCCTTTCCATAATTTTCACAGGGATGGTGCCATGCGGGTAGACGGTAATGAAGGTTCTACGATTCATTATTTCCCTAACAGCTATGGGCAGTGGGAAGAAAGCAAAGAGTTTACCGAACCTCCGTTGGAACTGACGGGAGATGCTTATCATTATGATTTCCGGGAAGATGACAACGACTATTATACCCAGCCTGGCAACCTCTTCAGACTGATGACACCGGAACAGAAAGAAGTGCTGTTCAGCAACACAGCCAATGAGGTGGGCGGTGCAGAGCGCTTCATTCAGGAAAGACATATTCAGAACTGCTACAGAGCGGATGCAGATTATGGAAGAGGAGTGGCAAAAGCTCTGGGAATTGACATATCCGGTTTAAACTTATAA
- the pdxR gene encoding MocR-like pyridoxine biosynthesis transcription factor PdxR, protein MLRPWKLEIHLDHYSEKAIYLQIADAIIAQIQSGRLKSGTALPGSRTLAAELNLNRNTIVEALNVLLNEEWLVSKERKGTFVADTLPVFSLTRKSGFTLVSNEAPKSIFEVNFDDGHPDSKIAPITELARAYRQIFNRKGKWQMMGYTSELGDIEFRRAIVHMLNHQRGMQVNEQEICITRGSQMAMYLTAQCLLENGDYIMIENPGYQPAWNAFELAGAKLLPVRVDKEGLIIEDMTAHLKSGKRIKALYTTPHRQYPTTVTLSLQRRLELIRLSNQYGFTIIEDDYDNEFHFGYRPLLPLVSFPELENYVYIGTMSKVVAPALRIGYLISSDIALISKVGSLRKIIDVQGDAIMEQAVLQLINDGTIKRHLKKATHYYRNKRDFTDSLLKKYFTDRADYDIPDGGLAFWVVPGKEVNWMDISEKLQRKGVKIITPDSYSYGKPVNGIRLSYGSLSEAQLETGIKVLADLLFKN, encoded by the coding sequence ATGTTAAGACCTTGGAAATTAGAAATACACTTAGATCATTATTCTGAAAAGGCCATTTATCTGCAGATCGCGGATGCCATCATTGCCCAGATTCAGTCTGGACGACTAAAAAGCGGTACGGCCTTACCCGGCAGCAGGACCTTGGCGGCTGAGTTGAATCTTAACCGGAATACTATTGTCGAGGCTTTAAATGTCCTGCTCAATGAGGAATGGCTGGTTTCGAAAGAACGGAAAGGCACTTTCGTTGCCGATACCCTGCCTGTTTTTTCCCTGACAAGAAAGTCCGGTTTTACGTTGGTGAGCAATGAGGCGCCCAAAAGCATCTTTGAAGTCAATTTTGATGATGGGCACCCCGACAGTAAAATTGCTCCTATTACAGAACTGGCGAGAGCCTACCGCCAGATTTTCAACCGCAAAGGCAAATGGCAGATGATGGGATATACCAGCGAACTGGGAGATATTGAATTCAGGAGAGCCATCGTGCATATGCTTAATCATCAGAGAGGAATGCAGGTGAATGAGCAGGAAATCTGCATCACCCGGGGCAGCCAGATGGCGATGTATCTTACGGCACAATGTTTATTGGAAAACGGCGATTATATAATGATTGAAAATCCCGGGTATCAGCCTGCATGGAATGCCTTTGAACTTGCCGGCGCTAAGTTGCTGCCTGTAAGGGTAGATAAAGAGGGACTCATTATTGAAGATATGACCGCTCATCTGAAATCCGGTAAAAGAATAAAAGCGCTTTATACCACCCCGCACCGGCAGTACCCGACTACGGTAACGTTAAGCTTACAGCGCAGACTTGAGCTTATCCGTTTATCCAATCAATACGGATTTACCATCATCGAAGACGATTACGACAATGAATTTCATTTTGGCTACCGCCCGTTACTTCCGTTGGTAAGCTTTCCGGAACTTGAAAATTATGTGTATATCGGCACCATGAGTAAAGTCGTAGCTCCGGCCCTTAGGATCGGCTATCTGATCAGCAGCGATATAGCCTTAATAAGCAAGGTAGGTTCTTTGAGAAAGATTATTGATGTACAGGGCGACGCTATTATGGAACAGGCGGTTCTCCAGCTGATCAATGACGGTACTATCAAAAGGCATCTGAAGAAGGCTACTCATTATTACAGGAACAAGCGTGATTTTACCGACTCTTTATTAAAAAAATATTTTACCGACAGGGCAGATTATGATATCCCGGACGGTGGTTTAGCCTTTTGGGTAGTTCCCGGAAAGGAAGTAAACTGGATGGATATTTCCGAAAAACTTCAGCGCAAAGGCGTTAAGATCATTACTCCGGACAGTTACAGCTATGGTAAGCCGGTTAATGGGATCCGCCTGAGCTATGGTTCGCTTTCTGAAGCACAGCTGGAAACGGGAATAAAAGTTCTCGCTGATCTGCTTTTTAAAAATTAA
- a CDS encoding dihydrodipicolinate synthase family protein: protein MKNTPFKGVIAYPITPLDANEKVNIPLFKKLLERLVVSGSHGIAPLGSTGVLPYLTDEEKEAITEATVQQVAGRVPTLVGVSNLTTEKTIYHAQFAEKAGATAVMIIPMSYWKLTDDEILQHYDAVASKISIPIMAYNNPATGGVDMSAALLKRLLEIPNVTMIKESTGDIQRMHYLRKELGEEVAFYNGSNPLALAAFSAGAAGWCTAAPNLIPELNIGLYNAVQNNDLETARNIFYQQVDLLNFIVAKGLPRAIKAGLNILGEDGGQLRSPLKPLSESETMELKDILTKTRG, encoded by the coding sequence ATGAAAAATACACCATTCAAAGGCGTTATCGCTTATCCTATAACACCACTGGACGCCAACGAAAAAGTCAATATTCCTTTATTCAAAAAATTGCTTGAACGCCTCGTGGTTTCAGGTTCACACGGAATTGCTCCGCTGGGAAGTACCGGCGTACTGCCATACCTTACCGATGAGGAAAAGGAAGCCATCACTGAAGCAACCGTTCAGCAGGTAGCAGGCCGTGTTCCTACTTTGGTAGGCGTATCCAATCTGACAACCGAAAAAACCATCTACCATGCTCAGTTCGCGGAAAAAGCCGGAGCCACGGCAGTGATGATTATCCCGATGAGCTACTGGAAACTGACAGATGACGAAATTCTACAGCATTATGATGCGGTAGCTTCTAAAATTTCTATTCCGATTATGGCTTATAACAATCCTGCAACAGGAGGTGTGGACATGTCTGCTGCTTTACTGAAACGTTTGCTGGAAATTCCGAATGTAACCATGATTAAAGAAAGCACCGGTGATATTCAGCGTATGCACTATCTCAGAAAAGAGCTGGGCGAAGAGGTGGCTTTCTATAACGGATCCAATCCCTTGGCTTTGGCTGCCTTTTCAGCAGGGGCAGCAGGTTGGTGTACGGCTGCTCCCAACCTGATTCCTGAATTGAATATCGGCTTATACAATGCGGTACAAAATAACGATCTGGAAACAGCAAGAAATATATTCTACCAGCAGGTCGATTTACTGAATTTTATTGTCGCTAAAGGTTTGCCAAGAGCGATTAAAGCAGGTCTGAACATTTTGGGCGAAGACGGCGGACAATTACGAAGCCCGTTGAAGCCTTTATCCGAAAGCGAGACCATGGAACTGAAAGACATTCTTACAAAAACACGAGGATGA
- a CDS encoding DUF7948 domain-containing protein produces MQKTLFLSTLMYCALFFSQTRPLQNNDYFFYENKGQIIDQDGKENTDVKYLYHSAGLNVQLRSNGFSYDVYETKKTSNPNFSKNDKNKISDGKSYFWDEFIYQKLVHRIDIELIGSNKNAEITAQGKSADYENYFNIPGKPKGITHVHRFQKVVYRNIYQNIDLLFFKPVDSLKPVEYNFIINPGGKISDIKMKFSGAATAIKNGKIAMSIRFGEMHENIPSSWISGNEIENIDVAFKDLGNQTFGFDAPVDHSDKTIVIDPVPTRIWGSYAGGYGEEGGRIRTDIDNKGYLLGGTTSFTHIATSGAYQQSLSAYSDCFLMKLTKDGQRLWGTYYGFDRNDAFMDVAFDENNNIYAAGFRERYQSNRDVVLVKFDTNGNLLFQKDFIGSHHDNIGGISYHQNHVYIGGETMSANFPVLNPTQPSKASPSGYMDAFLASVDPSGNTEWSTFFGASDHATSIFKIFSSVDHLEVIGATQSQNIQMINPFQATNSGVTDGLYLKFSKTGTLLRSSYYGRSGQDLIREARIINNTLILAGEFFDLNIPAKNAGVWKVNLSTNVIDKTYFPFSYTMGLDAHIDTHGNIFYSGLSDVGQTDIATPNAYMTSTGPYIKTFMIKYDANNVKEWGTFYGGNGGTQLGEITKDNEDYIYFTGMSSNNTTGIATPGTFQQQGSHPSNDLFVAKFRDCTANSTVTSNSPVCINSTLQLNATGGAVYNWTGPNGFTSTQQNPTIPNASAALSGTYTCQISGLGDCDGSFTVNVFVGDNIAPVPNVANLADITGDCHTVVSSFPTATDNCSGTVTATTTDPLSYTAPGTYTIHWTYQDGNGNTAIQNQNVVVTSPALPFTVNQTQIFCATNQPRISDIQITGQNILWYDAANTVLPVTTSLINGQTYYASQTINGCESNKTAVQVTVNTTPKPAANSTQEFCASANPALANLAVTGAALQFYNGAGNTLPLTTLLVHGQTYFVSQTLNNCESEKTAISVTLSTNNVPANDYAEAFCNATTSNSMTVNLHHYEGNIIANPNNYIFTFTDNAGNTISNPSAYTLTIGTTLVFVKVATPDGCFKKIRLNITLNPKPVINLPETIEFCNGKTVTLDAGSGFTSYLWSTGATTQTIIVSTPGTYSVRVTNNFGCDATDHIQVNYSVLGEITAVNINNSSAVISMSVSGNYEYSLDHLVWQDSNVFSNLPMGEYIVYVRTKSGSIIGEKRFSIFNIPNAITPNGDGKNDLWKIAGIENYPGTEIHIYDRRGLLVFKEKTIKKPFEWNGKLNGSPVLTGSYWYTIKVSDGRIYTGWLLVKNRD; encoded by the coding sequence AGAATCGATATTGAGCTTATCGGTTCAAATAAAAATGCTGAAATAACCGCACAGGGAAAATCAGCTGATTATGAGAACTACTTCAATATTCCTGGTAAACCTAAAGGTATAACGCACGTGCACCGTTTTCAAAAGGTCGTGTACAGGAATATCTATCAGAACATCGACCTATTATTTTTTAAACCTGTCGATTCCTTAAAGCCTGTTGAATATAATTTCATTATTAATCCGGGTGGAAAAATCTCCGATATTAAGATGAAATTCAGTGGTGCCGCCACTGCTATAAAAAATGGTAAAATCGCTATGAGTATCCGCTTTGGAGAAATGCATGAAAATATTCCAAGCAGCTGGATCTCAGGAAACGAAATCGAAAACATTGATGTTGCCTTTAAAGATCTGGGTAACCAGACCTTTGGATTTGATGCTCCGGTCGACCATTCAGACAAAACAATCGTAATAGATCCGGTTCCGACAAGAATCTGGGGCAGCTACGCCGGAGGTTACGGAGAAGAAGGGGGAAGAATCCGGACGGATATAGATAATAAAGGATATCTTTTGGGAGGCACAACCAGTTTCACGCACATCGCGACTTCCGGAGCGTATCAGCAAAGTTTAAGCGCTTATAGTGATTGTTTTTTAATGAAATTAACTAAAGATGGACAAAGACTTTGGGGAACGTATTATGGCTTTGACCGTAATGACGCTTTTATGGACGTTGCTTTTGATGAAAATAATAATATTTATGCCGCAGGTTTTAGAGAACGTTATCAGTCAAACAGAGATGTAGTCCTGGTAAAATTTGATACTAATGGAAACCTGCTCTTCCAAAAGGATTTTATCGGAAGTCATCATGATAATATCGGAGGTATTTCCTACCATCAGAATCACGTCTATATCGGAGGAGAAACGATGAGTGCTAATTTTCCTGTCCTTAATCCTACACAACCTTCCAAGGCAAGCCCCTCAGGATATATGGATGCATTTCTGGCTTCAGTGGATCCTTCAGGAAATACCGAATGGTCTACTTTCTTTGGTGCTTCAGATCATGCAACATCAATTTTTAAAATATTTTCTTCTGTTGACCATTTGGAAGTTATCGGAGCCACTCAATCTCAGAACATACAAATGATCAATCCATTTCAGGCAACCAATTCGGGAGTGACGGACGGATTGTATTTAAAATTCTCCAAAACAGGCACTCTTTTGCGATCGAGCTACTACGGCAGAAGCGGACAGGATCTTATCAGAGAGGCCAGAATAATAAACAATACACTGATACTGGCCGGGGAATTTTTTGACCTGAATATTCCTGCTAAAAATGCAGGCGTCTGGAAAGTAAATTTAAGTACAAATGTAATAGATAAGACCTATTTTCCCTTTAGTTACACAATGGGACTGGATGCTCATATTGATACGCACGGAAATATTTTTTACAGCGGTTTATCGGATGTAGGGCAAACGGATATTGCCACGCCTAATGCGTACATGACCTCCACAGGTCCCTACATCAAAACATTTATGATCAAATATGATGCTAATAACGTAAAAGAATGGGGAACTTTTTATGGTGGAAACGGAGGAACACAATTAGGTGAAATTACGAAGGATAATGAAGATTATATCTATTTCACAGGGATGTCCAGCAATAATACAACGGGTATAGCAACCCCCGGAACATTCCAGCAACAAGGTTCGCATCCGTCTAACGACCTGTTTGTTGCTAAATTCAGGGATTGTACAGCCAATTCTACAGTTACGTCTAATTCTCCGGTCTGTATTAATTCAACACTACAGCTCAATGCAACCGGTGGAGCTGTTTACAACTGGACCGGGCCCAACGGCTTTACCTCAACTCAGCAAAACCCGACAATTCCCAATGCTTCAGCAGCCCTTTCGGGAACCTATACCTGTCAGATCTCGGGATTGGGAGACTGTGACGGAAGTTTCACCGTGAATGTATTTGTCGGTGACAATATTGCTCCGGTTCCGAATGTGGCCAACCTCGCAGATATTACCGGCGACTGTCACACCGTAGTTTCCAGCTTTCCGACGGCAACCGATAATTGCTCGGGAACTGTAACTGCTACTACAACCGATCCTCTTTCTTATACAGCCCCGGGAACATATACAATCCACTGGACATATCAGGACGGAAACGGAAATACAGCCATACAAAACCAAAATGTAGTGGTTACCTCTCCTGCTCTGCCGTTCACTGTGAATCAGACACAGATTTTCTGCGCAACAAATCAGCCCAGAATATCAGATATTCAGATAACGGGTCAGAATATACTGTGGTATGATGCTGCCAATACTGTTCTGCCGGTAACGACTTCTCTGATAAACGGACAGACCTATTATGCCAGCCAGACCATCAATGGCTGTGAAAGTAATAAAACAGCTGTTCAGGTAACTGTAAATACCACACCCAAGCCTGCAGCGAATTCCACACAGGAGTTCTGCGCATCTGCTAATCCTGCCCTGGCGAATCTGGCAGTTACGGGAGCTGCACTGCAGTTTTATAACGGAGCCGGAAATACTTTACCGTTAACAACTCTGCTTGTTCATGGACAGACGTATTTTGTAAGCCAGACTTTAAATAACTGCGAATCTGAAAAAACAGCGATTTCTGTCACCCTGTCTACCAATAATGTTCCTGCCAACGATTATGCAGAGGCTTTCTGTAATGCAACAACATCGAATTCAATGACTGTTAATCTTCATCATTATGAAGGCAATATCATCGCCAACCCGAACAATTATATTTTTACTTTTACTGATAATGCGGGAAATACGATATCCAATCCATCTGCCTATACGCTGACTATCGGCACCACACTCGTTTTTGTAAAAGTAGCGACTCCGGACGGATGCTTTAAGAAGATACGGTTAAATATAACGTTAAATCCTAAACCGGTTATTAATCTGCCCGAAACTATTGAATTCTGTAACGGTAAAACAGTAACTTTAGATGCCGGCAGCGGTTTCACATCCTACTTATGGAGTACCGGAGCCACTACTCAAACCATCATCGTTTCAACACCGGGGACCTATTCTGTAAGAGTAACCAACAATTTCGGTTGTGATGCTACGGATCATATTCAGGTAAATTATTCTGTACTGGGTGAAATTACGGCTGTTAACATCAATAACAGCTCAGCAGTAATCAGCATGTCTGTATCCGGGAATTATGAATATTCTCTGGATCATCTTGTATGGCAGGATTCTAATGTATTCAGTAATCTGCCTATGGGAGAGTACATCGTTTATGTAAGGACGAAATCAGGATCTATTATCGGAGAAAAAAGATTTTCTATTTTTAATATTCCCAATGCCATTACTCCGAACGGCGACGGAAAAAATGATCTGTGGAAAATCGCAGGTATTGAAAACTATCCGGGAACGGAAATCCACATTTATGACCGCAGGGGTCTTTTGGTGTTTAAAGAAAAAACCATCAAAAAACCTTTTGAATGGAACGGAAAACTTAATGGCAGTCCTGTTCTTACAGGAAGCTATTGGTACACCATTAAAGTTTCGGACGGCAGGATCTATACGGGATGGCTTCTGGTAAAAAACAGAGACTAA
- a CDS encoding cupin domain-containing protein, translated as MSKTEVKTEMEKSVQTEQKHFSSKDFHQTFARPQYVKPSHVIHRNVEKAGVHDQFSTERKHPVFFVDLPSKNVSMTIGGLLPGQTTNRHRHTYETVLYVVEGKGWTEVEGERVEWQAGDAVYIPSWAWHRHRNLSDTESAKYIACENAPQLQNLGVALREEEGRDL; from the coding sequence ATGTCAAAAACAGAAGTAAAAACAGAAATGGAAAAATCAGTTCAGACAGAGCAAAAACATTTTAGCTCTAAAGATTTTCATCAGACGTTTGCAAGACCGCAGTATGTAAAACCATCGCACGTTATTCACAGAAATGTAGAAAAGGCAGGCGTGCACGACCAGTTTTCTACTGAACGGAAACATCCGGTATTCTTTGTAGACCTGCCAAGCAAAAACGTGAGTATGACTATTGGTGGACTCTTACCGGGTCAGACCACCAATCGTCACCGCCATACCTACGAAACAGTACTCTATGTAGTAGAAGGAAAAGGCTGGACGGAAGTAGAAGGGGAACGTGTAGAATGGCAGGCCGGTGATGCCGTATACATCCCGTCTTGGGCATGGCACAGACACAGAAATCTGAGCGATACAGAATCAGCAAAATACATTGCCTGTGAAAATGCACCGCAACTACAGAATCTTGGTGTGGCCCTTCGTGAGGAAGAAGGCAGAGATCTCTAA
- a CDS encoding CvfB family protein, producing the protein MLLGQTQTLKISEKNNSGWILTDESGEKAFLPKIFVQDDKEIGDEIEVFVYQDDHKLKATTEVPLAEVGEFAVMSCVQSLPSGAFMDWGIIKDLFIPYKQQKSKIVEGKRYLVNLYIDEDLELITGTTKFKRNPQYQDLPFKKGDKVDLIMMNESELGWNVVINKKYIGLIYTSDVFKKLYPLSEEGGYIKAIREDGKIDVSLQPEGFENIDEFRQKVLDKLEENYGLLHLSDKSTPEEIKDELQMSKKNFKKAIGGLYKDKVIDIMEDKIKLL; encoded by the coding sequence ATGCTACTCGGACAGACTCAAACTTTAAAAATTTCAGAAAAAAACAATTCAGGATGGATTTTAACTGATGAATCAGGGGAAAAGGCCTTTTTACCCAAGATTTTCGTTCAGGATGACAAAGAAATCGGAGATGAAATTGAAGTTTTCGTGTACCAGGATGATCATAAGCTGAAAGCCACCACCGAAGTTCCTTTGGCCGAGGTAGGGGAATTTGCAGTAATGAGCTGTGTACAGAGTCTTCCAAGTGGGGCTTTTATGGATTGGGGTATCATTAAAGATCTTTTTATTCCTTACAAACAGCAGAAATCAAAGATCGTTGAAGGAAAAAGATATCTTGTCAACCTCTATATCGATGAAGACCTTGAGTTAATTACCGGAACTACAAAATTCAAAAGAAACCCGCAATATCAGGATTTACCTTTCAAAAAAGGGGATAAGGTGGATCTAATCATGATGAACGAGAGTGAGCTGGGATGGAATGTGGTGATCAATAAAAAATACATCGGACTGATTTATACTTCCGATGTCTTCAAAAAATTATATCCTCTGTCGGAAGAAGGAGGGTATATCAAAGCCATTCGGGAGGATGGTAAAATAGATGTGTCTCTTCAGCCTGAAGGTTTTGAAAACATCGATGAATTCAGACAGAAAGTTCTGGATAAGCTGGAAGAGAACTACGGGTTGCTTCATCTTTCGGATAAATCTACACCGGAAGAAATCAAAGATGAACTTCAGATGAGTAAAAAGAACTTTAAAAAAGCCATCGGTGGCCTTTACAAAGATAAAGTGATCGATATCATGGAAGATAAAATTAAATTATTATAG